From a region of the Actinopolymorpha singaporensis genome:
- a CDS encoding glutamate ABC transporter substrate-binding protein — MRKSSLRLLGAGLVAALALTACGGSGGGQTDVKVAENPKFPAGSSMAKFAKAKKIKIGIKFDQPGIGYKKPGTDTPTGFDVAMAEIIAGGMGIEPKNIEWVETVSKNREPFLQKGTVDLVLASYSITPERRQVVGQAGPYFVTGQGLLVRKDDKSIKSGSDLKGKKVCSVTGSTSLKQVEEKYGANPAPFGSYSECVTQLKNKSVDAVTTDEAILLGYAAEDSDLAVVGKPFTEERYGIGFKKGDTGMCKYLTDAINKSVKDGDWKKAFDATLGKADVKAPAPPKPDPNCQ; from the coding sequence ATGCGTAAGAGCAGTCTGCGGTTGCTCGGAGCCGGCCTGGTAGCCGCGCTGGCCCTCACCGCCTGCGGAGGCAGCGGCGGAGGCCAGACGGACGTCAAGGTCGCCGAGAACCCCAAGTTCCCCGCGGGTTCGTCGATGGCGAAGTTCGCCAAGGCGAAGAAGATCAAGATCGGCATCAAGTTCGACCAGCCGGGCATCGGCTACAAGAAGCCCGGCACCGACACGCCGACCGGCTTCGACGTGGCGATGGCCGAGATCATCGCGGGCGGCATGGGCATCGAACCCAAGAACATCGAGTGGGTCGAGACCGTGTCGAAGAACCGCGAGCCCTTCCTGCAGAAGGGCACCGTCGACCTCGTGCTCGCGTCGTACTCCATCACGCCCGAGCGGCGCCAGGTCGTCGGCCAGGCCGGACCGTACTTCGTCACCGGGCAGGGCCTGCTCGTCCGCAAGGACGACAAGTCGATCAAGTCCGGCAGCGACCTCAAGGGCAAGAAGGTCTGCTCCGTCACCGGCTCGACCTCGCTGAAGCAGGTCGAGGAGAAGTACGGCGCCAACCCGGCCCCGTTCGGCTCCTACTCCGAGTGCGTGACCCAGCTGAAGAACAAGTCCGTCGACGCGGTCACCACCGACGAGGCGATCCTCCTCGGCTACGCCGCGGAGGACAGTGACCTGGCGGTCGTCGGCAAGCCGTTCACCGAGGAGCGCTACGGGATCGGCTTCAAGAAGGGCGACACCGGGATGTGCAAGTACCTCACCGACGCCATCAACAAGTCGGTGAAGGACGGGGACTGGAAGAAGGCGTTCGACGCCACGCTCGGCAAGGCCGACGTGAAGGCGCCGGCCCCGCCCAAGCCGGACCCCAACTGCCAGTGA
- a CDS encoding amino acid ABC transporter permease, whose protein sequence is MNVLIDNLPKILSGFWLTVQLLVVSGVVATLLGTILAAMRVSPVPVLQRAGTAYVTVFRNTPLLIVFLIVVTGLPAVGLQYSFFVRAIIALSLYTAAFVCEALRSGINAIQAGQAEAARAIGMTFGQSLRLIVLPQAFRAVVPPLASILIALTKNTAIAEVFGVTEASYQLDSLVRDFPTALWWLFAGIAIGYMIIVFVIAGGASLLERRWTVTR, encoded by the coding sequence GTGAACGTGCTGATCGACAACCTGCCGAAGATCCTCTCCGGCTTCTGGCTCACGGTCCAGTTGCTCGTCGTCTCCGGGGTCGTCGCGACGCTGCTCGGCACCATCCTGGCGGCCATGCGGGTCTCCCCGGTGCCGGTCCTGCAGCGAGCGGGCACGGCGTACGTCACGGTCTTCCGCAACACCCCGCTGCTCATCGTCTTCCTGATCGTCGTGACCGGGCTGCCGGCGGTCGGGCTGCAGTACAGCTTCTTCGTCCGGGCGATCATCGCACTCTCCCTCTACACCGCGGCGTTCGTGTGCGAAGCGCTGCGCTCGGGCATCAACGCCATCCAGGCCGGCCAGGCGGAGGCGGCCCGGGCCATCGGCATGACGTTCGGGCAGAGTCTGCGGCTGATCGTGCTGCCGCAGGCGTTCCGCGCCGTCGTACCACCGCTGGCGAGCATCCTCATCGCCCTCACCAAGAACACCGCCATCGCCGAGGTGTTCGGCGTGACCGAGGCGAGCTACCAGCTCGACTCGCTGGTACGCGACTTCCCGACCGCCCTGTGGTGGCTGTTCGCCGGTATCGCGATCGGCTACATGATCATCGTCTTCGTGATCGCCGGTGGCGCCTCCCTGCTCGAACGACGTTGGACGGTGACCCGATGA
- a CDS encoding amino acid ABC transporter permease, translated as MSTVLFDVPGPVARRRHRIGGVIGALVLLALLGFVLWKLWAADQITPKAFEPFADPDILRGLGEAIVTTLTAAAVAIVLALVFGAVFAAGRLSDHAILRWPSIAVIEFFRAIPLVLLILAVFLGFGDVTGRFWALVLALMLYNGSVLAEVFRAGIKAVPRGQSEAAYALGLRKSSVMLLILVPQAVTTMLPAIISQCVVALKDTALGYIISSQELASFTKQVISGYNNPIAAGAIAAAVYIVINYTLSRIAQWLEARQRRRGRAVVPLASTPAGDPSGGVSTGVSGGTPGGGSGPAR; from the coding sequence ATGAGTACAGTCCTCTTCGACGTACCCGGCCCGGTCGCCCGGCGCCGGCACCGCATCGGCGGAGTGATCGGCGCGCTCGTCCTGCTGGCCCTGCTCGGGTTCGTGCTGTGGAAGCTGTGGGCCGCCGACCAGATCACCCCGAAGGCCTTCGAGCCGTTCGCCGACCCCGACATCCTGCGCGGGCTGGGCGAGGCGATCGTCACCACGCTGACCGCGGCCGCCGTCGCCATCGTGCTGGCCCTGGTGTTCGGAGCGGTGTTCGCCGCCGGCCGGCTGTCCGACCACGCGATCCTGCGCTGGCCGTCGATCGCGGTGATCGAGTTCTTCCGTGCCATCCCGCTGGTGCTGCTGATCCTGGCCGTCTTCCTCGGCTTCGGCGACGTGACGGGCCGCTTCTGGGCCCTGGTGCTGGCCCTGATGCTCTACAACGGGTCGGTGCTGGCGGAGGTGTTCCGCGCCGGCATCAAGGCGGTGCCGCGCGGCCAGTCGGAGGCGGCGTACGCGCTCGGTCTGCGCAAGAGCAGCGTGATGTTGCTGATCCTCGTTCCGCAGGCCGTCACCACGATGCTCCCGGCCATCATCAGCCAGTGCGTGGTGGCGCTGAAGGACACCGCGCTGGGCTACATCATCAGCTCCCAGGAACTGGCGTCGTTCACCAAGCAGGTCATCTCCGGCTACAACAACCCGATCGCGGCCGGAGCCATCGCGGCCGCGGTCTACATCGTCATCAACTACACGCTGTCCCGGATCGCGCAGTGGCTGGAGGCTCGGCAACGCCGCAGGGGCCGGGCCGTCGTCCCGTTGGCCAGCACCCCGGCCGGCGACCCCAGCGGCGGTGTCTCGACTGGTGTGTCCGGCGGTACGCCCGGGGGCGGCTCCGGCCCGGCTCGCTGA
- the rny gene encoding ribonuclease Y, with protein sequence MWSLVQVALLLVGLAVLVLLGALLRPAWSWWATARARPGGPSASAADTAGGAAATSPPEELRARSDDVERRERRLAERESRLDVAERELEIRSRTISATQEALTARQAALADLETERRLVLERAARLTADQARAQLVSSIENEAKREAALTVRELERQARAEGDRRARAIITTVVQRLATEQTTDSVVTTLQLPSDELKGRIIGRDGRNIRAFEQITGVNVIVDETPESVMLSCFDPVRREVGRMTLEHLVLDGRIHPRRIEELYARSLGEVEQTCLRAGEEAVAETGLTDLHPELVRLLGTLRFRTSYGQNVLRHLVESASIAALLAAELGLDPALPKRCGLLHDIGKALTHQAEGSHALVGAELARSHGESAEVVHAIEAHHDEVEPRTVEAVLTQAADAISGGRPGARRESLAAYVQRLERLEEIARSYPGVDTVHAMRSGRDVRVMVVPAEVDDLQAQVLARDIAKRVEAELTYPGQIRVTVIRETRATETAL encoded by the coding sequence ATGTGGTCGCTCGTCCAGGTCGCCCTGCTGCTCGTCGGGCTTGCCGTGCTCGTACTCCTCGGTGCCCTCCTTCGCCCCGCGTGGTCCTGGTGGGCCACCGCCCGTGCCAGGCCGGGAGGCCCGTCGGCCTCCGCCGCTGACACCGCCGGTGGTGCCGCCGCAACCTCACCGCCGGAGGAGCTGCGTGCCCGCTCCGACGACGTCGAGCGCCGTGAACGCCGCCTCGCCGAACGCGAGTCCCGGCTCGACGTGGCCGAACGCGAACTCGAGATCCGGAGCCGCACGATCTCGGCCACCCAGGAGGCGCTGACCGCTCGCCAGGCCGCACTCGCCGACCTGGAGACCGAGCGCAGGCTGGTCCTTGAGCGCGCCGCCCGGCTGACCGCCGACCAGGCCAGGGCCCAGCTCGTGAGCTCCATTGAGAACGAGGCCAAGCGCGAGGCGGCACTGACGGTCCGCGAGCTGGAACGCCAGGCACGCGCGGAGGGGGACCGGCGAGCCCGGGCCATCATCACCACGGTCGTACAGCGCCTGGCGACCGAACAGACCACCGACTCGGTGGTGACCACGCTGCAACTGCCCAGTGACGAGCTGAAGGGCCGCATCATCGGCCGGGACGGGCGCAACATCCGCGCCTTCGAGCAGATCACCGGCGTCAACGTGATCGTGGACGAGACCCCGGAGTCGGTCATGTTGTCCTGCTTCGATCCCGTCCGGCGCGAGGTCGGTCGGATGACCCTGGAGCACCTGGTGCTCGACGGACGGATCCATCCGCGCCGGATCGAGGAGCTGTACGCCCGGAGCCTCGGCGAGGTCGAGCAGACCTGCCTGCGGGCGGGAGAGGAGGCGGTCGCGGAGACCGGGCTGACCGACCTGCACCCCGAACTGGTCCGGCTGCTCGGCACGTTGCGGTTCCGCACGTCGTACGGCCAGAACGTGCTACGGCACCTGGTCGAGTCGGCGTCCATCGCGGCCCTGCTGGCCGCCGAGCTCGGGCTGGACCCGGCACTGCCCAAGCGGTGCGGGTTGCTGCACGACATCGGCAAGGCGCTCACCCACCAGGCCGAGGGCAGTCACGCCCTGGTGGGCGCCGAACTCGCCCGGTCGCACGGCGAGAGCGCGGAGGTGGTGCACGCGATCGAGGCGCATCACGACGAGGTGGAGCCACGCACGGTCGAGGCGGTGCTGACCCAGGCGGCGGACGCCATCTCCGGCGGCCGGCCCGGCGCCCGCCGGGAGTCGCTCGCGGCGTACGTCCAGCGACTGGAGCGACTGGAGGAGATCGCTCGGTCGTACCCCGGCGTGGACACCGTGCACGCGATGCGGTCCGGGCGGGACGTCCGCGTCATGGTGGTCCCGGCCGAGGTCGACGACCTCCAGGCGCAGGTGCTCGCCCGCGACATCGCGAAGCGGGTGGAGGCCGAGCTGACCTACCCCGGGCAGATCCGGGTCACCGTGATCCGGGAGACCCGCGCCACCGAGACCGCTCTGTGA
- a CDS encoding GNAT family N-acetyltransferase produces the protein MALQVRTARDDDRQALHDLSQLAFAARPAPYDDANDRGANPLDRRLLATEGERIVGRLAVWELGQWFGGRRVPMGGVSGVAVAPDARGRGVASTLVHEAIRAMRDRGEVVSSLYPMNHTLYRRNGWEVAGSYPEQRLDLRALTPLPRPDGQVDVRPTTEADLPAIRELHEAVSREEPGNLSHGPEFGARRLLGHPGIQEGYVAEANGRLTGLLVASRTDPADDRGFYTITVLQLLAVDLASELALLRVLAAQYPVAGTVTLVTPPQSALPMLVGERDLRPADRGWCWMTRLVDAAGAIAARGYAPDVTAEVHLHLDDPVARWNTGPHVLRVKDGAGHLEPGGRGDVRLGIGRLASLYTGWASPHRLARLGLVTGADAADLAALDRVFAGRLPWSRDFF, from the coding sequence ATGGCGCTTCAGGTGCGGACCGCCCGCGACGACGACCGGCAGGCACTCCACGATCTCAGCCAACTGGCGTTCGCGGCCCGTCCGGCTCCCTACGACGACGCGAACGACCGGGGCGCGAACCCGCTCGACCGCCGGCTGCTGGCTACCGAGGGCGAGCGGATCGTGGGGCGGCTGGCGGTGTGGGAGCTCGGCCAGTGGTTCGGGGGACGTCGGGTGCCGATGGGCGGTGTCTCCGGCGTTGCCGTGGCCCCCGACGCGCGCGGCAGGGGAGTCGCGAGCACCCTCGTCCACGAGGCAATCCGGGCAATGCGCGACCGGGGCGAAGTGGTGTCTTCGCTCTATCCGATGAACCACACCCTCTACCGCCGCAACGGCTGGGAGGTCGCCGGCAGCTATCCCGAGCAGCGGCTGGACCTGCGTGCACTCACCCCTCTGCCCAGGCCGGACGGTCAGGTCGACGTGCGGCCCACCACGGAGGCGGACCTGCCCGCCATCCGCGAGTTGCACGAAGCGGTGTCGCGGGAGGAGCCGGGCAACCTGTCCCACGGTCCCGAGTTCGGCGCCCGCCGGCTGCTCGGCCATCCCGGGATCCAGGAGGGGTACGTCGCCGAGGCCAATGGTCGCCTCACCGGCCTGCTGGTCGCCAGCCGGACGGACCCCGCCGACGACCGCGGCTTCTACACCATCACCGTGCTCCAGTTGCTGGCCGTCGACCTGGCCAGTGAGCTTGCCCTGCTGCGCGTTCTCGCCGCGCAGTACCCCGTGGCCGGCACGGTGACGCTGGTGACGCCGCCGCAGTCCGCGCTGCCGATGCTGGTCGGCGAACGCGACCTGCGCCCGGCCGACCGGGGCTGGTGCTGGATGACCCGGTTGGTGGACGCGGCCGGTGCGATCGCCGCTCGGGGGTACGCCCCGGACGTCACCGCCGAGGTCCATCTTCACCTCGACGACCCGGTGGCCAGATGGAACACCGGCCCGCACGTGTTGCGGGTCAAGGACGGCGCCGGCCACCTGGAGCCGGGCGGACGAGGGGACGTACGCCTCGGTATCGGCCGGCTGGCCTCGCTCTACACCGGCTGGGCGTCGCCGCACCGGCTGGCCCGGCTCGGGCTGGTCACCGGCGCGGACGCCGCCGACCTGGCCGCACTGGACCGCGTGTTCGCCGGCCGCCTGCCCTGGTCCCGCGACTTCTTCTGA
- a CDS encoding regulatory protein RecX encodes MRQKSSRSSRSRSSRSRSDDDQEQAATDPEQSARTIVLRQLTGQPRSRAELEQALRRKEVPEDIIESVLGRFTDVGLIDDAAFARAWVESRHTGRGLARRALAHELRRRGVGDSEVGEALDQLSPETELETARALVDRKLAATRGLDGRTRVRRLAAMLARKGYSPGLAARVVREALEGESDEEHRAAVAEFSGAADSMETAGP; translated from the coding sequence GTGAGGCAGAAGTCATCGAGATCCTCTAGGTCGAGATCATCGAGGTCGCGGTCGGACGACGATCAGGAACAGGCCGCGACCGATCCCGAGCAGTCAGCCCGCACCATCGTTCTGCGCCAGCTCACCGGCCAGCCCCGCTCGCGGGCGGAGCTGGAACAGGCGCTGCGCCGCAAGGAGGTGCCCGAGGACATCATCGAGTCCGTCCTCGGGCGGTTCACCGACGTTGGCCTGATCGACGACGCGGCTTTCGCCCGGGCGTGGGTCGAGTCCCGCCACACCGGGCGCGGGCTGGCACGACGGGCCCTGGCCCACGAGCTGCGCCGCCGGGGGGTCGGTGACTCCGAGGTCGGCGAGGCGCTCGACCAGCTGTCGCCGGAGACCGAGCTGGAAACCGCCCGTGCCCTGGTGGACCGCAAGCTCGCCGCGACCCGGGGACTCGACGGGCGCACCAGGGTCCGTCGGCTGGCCGCGATGCTGGCCCGCAAAGGCTACTCGCCGGGGCTCGCCGCGCGAGTCGTCCGGGAGGCGCTGGAGGGGGAGTCCGACGAGGAGCACCGCGCCGCTGTCGCAGAGTTCAGCGGTGCCGCCGACTCGATGGAAACCGCCGGTCCGTAG
- the recA gene encoding recombinase RecA, translating into MGAQDRDKSLDTAIAQIERQFGKGAVMRLGQEGRAPIEVIPTGAIALDVALGIGGLPRGRVVEIYGPESSGKTTLALHALANAQKAGGVAGFIDAEHALDPEYAKKLGVDTDALLVSQPDNGEQALEIADMLIRSGALDVVVIDSVAALVPRAEIEGEMGDSHVGLQARLMSQALRKLTGVISSSKTTAIFINQLREKVGVMFGSPETTTGGKALKFYASVRLDVRRIETLKDGQDPVGSRVRVKVVKNKMAPPFRQAEFDMLFGEGVSREGSLIDLGVEHGIVRKAGAWYTYDGDQLGQGKENARKFLRDNPDLAEELEKKIKEKVGIGPQVDQPADESEPEPEDF; encoded by the coding sequence ATGGGAGCTCAGGACCGCGACAAGTCGCTGGACACCGCGATAGCGCAGATCGAGCGGCAGTTCGGCAAGGGCGCAGTGATGCGCCTGGGCCAGGAGGGTCGCGCTCCGATCGAGGTGATCCCGACCGGAGCGATCGCCCTCGACGTGGCGCTCGGGATCGGCGGCCTGCCCCGTGGGCGGGTCGTGGAGATCTACGGGCCGGAGAGTTCGGGTAAGACCACCCTCGCACTGCACGCGTTGGCCAACGCGCAGAAGGCAGGCGGTGTCGCCGGATTCATCGACGCCGAGCACGCCCTCGACCCTGAATACGCAAAGAAGCTCGGCGTCGACACCGACGCCTTGCTGGTGTCCCAGCCGGACAACGGTGAGCAGGCGCTGGAGATCGCCGACATGCTGATCCGTTCCGGTGCCCTCGACGTCGTCGTGATCGACTCGGTGGCGGCCCTGGTGCCACGGGCCGAGATCGAGGGCGAGATGGGCGACAGCCACGTCGGTCTGCAGGCCCGGCTGATGAGCCAGGCGTTGCGCAAGTTGACCGGTGTGATCAGTTCCTCCAAGACCACCGCCATCTTCATCAACCAGCTTCGCGAGAAGGTCGGTGTGATGTTCGGGTCGCCGGAGACCACGACCGGCGGCAAGGCGCTGAAGTTCTACGCGTCCGTTCGCCTCGACGTGCGGCGGATCGAGACGCTGAAGGACGGCCAGGACCCCGTGGGCAGCCGGGTCCGGGTGAAGGTCGTGAAGAACAAGATGGCCCCGCCTTTCCGGCAGGCCGAGTTCGACATGCTGTTCGGCGAAGGAGTCAGCCGCGAGGGCAGCCTGATCGACCTCGGGGTGGAGCACGGCATCGTCCGCAAGGCCGGCGCCTGGTACACCTACGACGGCGACCAGCTCGGCCAGGGCAAGGAAAACGCGCGGAAGTTCCTTCGGGACAACCCTGACCTCGCCGAGGAGCTGGAGAAGAAGATCAAGGAGAAGGTCGGTATCGGCCCGCAAGTGGACCAGCCCGCGGACGAGTCCGAGCCCGAGCCCGAGGACTTCTAG
- a CDS encoding DUF3046 domain-containing protein, which yields MRLTEFWQRMEHHLGSGYARSWARDQVLAELGGRTPQQALDSGVDAKTVWRAVWRALELPPSER from the coding sequence GTGCGACTGACGGAATTCTGGCAACGGATGGAACACCACCTCGGCTCGGGCTACGCCCGGTCGTGGGCACGCGACCAGGTCCTTGCGGAGCTGGGTGGCCGCACTCCCCAGCAGGCGCTGGACTCCGGCGTCGACGCGAAGACCGTCTGGCGCGCGGTGTGGCGGGCCCTGGAGCTTCCTCCGTCGGAGCGCTGA
- a CDS encoding glycosyltransferase family A protein, which translates to MIKASVVVPVYNPGKYLQQCAESLLGQSLPPDEYEIVFVDDGSTDDSPGWLDALAAANPHVRVHHQENSGWPGKPRNVGVDLARGEYVQFVDQDDELAPEALERMYALGSSNDADIVLGKVGGTMAGPSSVFARTVASCTVADAPLIDSATPHKMFRRSFLLDNGIRFPEGKVRLEDQLFMARAYTRAKSVSIVGDYVCYYWTRRDDGGNNSGNALNLRAYYQNLRQVMDAVVEGTEPGDLRDRLLRRFLRAEMLGRLREPKLNRYSEGYRNAGYKEVRKLALERFREDDGVVSDLAPVVRLRAVLLLRDRLDGLRELATRCEKVHAELSVEEVGWRDGAFRIGVRVVLVHSDGRPVVVTERAGRYYLDDELTAGLPTVPDGWDVGDPCRHVHGDLRVHHRDTNTWWFAPELLKGSLERVAHDGPQARYQVVASGEFSFDPDRLAGGGPLPAGRCELSVSVQILGLGRSLRITLDGSPHWEQALVPAVVGNPARIVVPRRMLPTGRLTVEVGDRDQALAGAVASLGVRPLQLGGSRLQLSLPVRTGPDAGSHEVELVVGRAGRTRTLPGRIEPAGAAVLALEDVPVLPAGRHPIALRTDSSGLRSAVPIGVAVVREGRIVAVRGIGYRALPRRLLSRLAGDQRLRHQTYRLLGRLPDEQAELLKKVVRQVARWSRPS; encoded by the coding sequence ATGATCAAGGCCAGTGTCGTCGTGCCCGTCTACAACCCCGGAAAGTACCTCCAGCAGTGCGCGGAGTCACTGTTGGGCCAAAGCCTCCCACCCGACGAGTACGAGATCGTGTTCGTGGACGACGGCTCCACCGACGACTCGCCCGGGTGGCTCGACGCACTCGCCGCCGCGAACCCGCACGTGCGGGTGCACCACCAGGAGAACTCCGGCTGGCCCGGCAAGCCGCGCAACGTCGGCGTCGACCTCGCGCGCGGTGAGTACGTCCAGTTCGTCGACCAGGACGACGAGCTCGCGCCGGAGGCCCTGGAACGCATGTACGCCCTGGGATCCAGCAACGACGCCGACATCGTCCTCGGCAAGGTGGGCGGCACGATGGCCGGTCCCAGCAGCGTCTTCGCGCGGACGGTGGCATCGTGCACCGTCGCGGACGCGCCGCTGATCGACAGCGCCACGCCCCACAAGATGTTCCGCCGCTCGTTCCTGCTGGACAACGGAATCAGGTTCCCGGAGGGGAAGGTCCGCCTGGAGGACCAGCTGTTCATGGCTCGCGCGTACACCCGCGCGAAGTCGGTCTCCATCGTCGGCGACTACGTCTGCTACTACTGGACCCGGCGCGACGACGGGGGCAACAACAGCGGCAACGCCCTCAACCTCAGGGCCTACTACCAGAACCTCCGGCAGGTGATGGATGCCGTCGTGGAGGGCACCGAGCCCGGAGACTTGCGCGACCGGCTGCTCCGGCGCTTCCTCCGGGCGGAGATGTTGGGCCGGCTGCGCGAGCCGAAGCTGAACCGCTACTCCGAGGGCTACCGCAACGCGGGCTACAAGGAGGTTCGCAAGCTCGCGCTGGAACGCTTCCGGGAGGACGACGGGGTGGTCTCCGACCTGGCGCCGGTAGTGCGGCTGCGCGCGGTACTGCTCCTGCGCGACCGGCTGGACGGCCTGCGGGAGCTCGCCACTCGGTGTGAGAAGGTGCACGCCGAACTCTCGGTCGAGGAGGTGGGCTGGCGCGACGGTGCGTTCCGGATCGGGGTGCGCGTAGTCCTCGTCCACTCCGACGGGCGCCCGGTCGTGGTCACCGAACGCGCGGGGAGGTACTACCTCGACGACGAGCTCACCGCCGGCCTGCCCACCGTGCCCGACGGGTGGGACGTCGGTGATCCGTGCCGGCACGTGCACGGCGACCTGCGCGTCCACCACCGCGACACCAACACGTGGTGGTTCGCGCCCGAGCTCCTGAAGGGCTCGCTGGAGCGCGTCGCGCACGACGGCCCGCAGGCGCGCTACCAGGTGGTCGCCTCGGGCGAGTTCTCCTTCGATCCGGACCGGCTGGCCGGCGGTGGGCCGCTTCCCGCCGGCCGTTGCGAGCTGTCGGTGTCGGTCCAGATCCTCGGCCTCGGTCGCTCGCTGCGGATCACTCTGGACGGCAGCCCTCACTGGGAGCAGGCGCTGGTGCCCGCGGTGGTCGGGAACCCTGCCCGGATCGTCGTACCCAGGCGGATGCTCCCCACCGGGCGGCTGACCGTCGAGGTGGGTGACCGCGACCAGGCTCTCGCCGGCGCGGTCGCCTCGCTGGGGGTGAGGCCGTTGCAGCTCGGCGGGTCGCGCCTGCAGCTTTCGCTGCCGGTACGCACCGGCCCGGACGCGGGCTCCCACGAGGTCGAGCTGGTGGTCGGCCGCGCCGGCAGGACGCGCACGCTCCCGGGCCGGATCGAGCCGGCGGGGGCGGCGGTGCTGGCGTTGGAGGACGTGCCCGTTCTGCCGGCCGGACGGCACCCGATCGCCCTGCGCACCGACTCCTCCGGTCTGCGGTCGGCCGTCCCGATCGGCGTGGCGGTCGTCCGCGAGGGGCGGATCGTGGCAGTGCGGGGTATCGGTTACCGCGCCCTGCCGCGCCGGCTGCTGAGCCGGCTCGCCGGGGACCAGCGGCTGCGCCACCAGACGTACCGCCTGCTGGGGAGACTGCCCGACGAGCAGGCGGAGCTGCTGAAGAAGGTGGTTCGGCAAGTGGCTCGCTGGTCCCGTCCGAGCTGA
- the ispD gene encoding 2-C-methyl-D-erythritol 4-phosphate cytidylyltransferase — protein sequence MADTRPETTPTPAVTATGEPTTGEPLRAVGVVLAGGQGTRVGLRLPKQLLKVAGKPLLEHTVEVFETSPDIDEIVVLMAPGWTEDAEKIIKNAGFRKVTRVLEGGETRNDTTRRALEAVGPDEAKVLFHDAVRPLLDHRIIADCVKALDTFSAVDVAIPSADTIVVVDDGLITDIPSRARLRRGQTPQAFRLSTIRRAYEVAADDPNFAATDDCAVVLRYLPEVPITVVEGSERNMKVTYPIDVFLADQLFRLGSHTPPTPVPTEQVGELLAGKTLVVFGGSYGIGAEIGDAAREFGARVFSFSRSATGTHVEDPEHVRAALAQAYEESGRIDYVAVTAGVLHTVPLADAPDDLIAQSLQVNLLGPVYVARAAHRYLAESRGHLLLFTSSSYTRGRAGYSLYSSTKAAVVNLTQALADEWAADGIQVNCVNPERTQTPMRTRAFGEEPPGTLLPARDVGLASLDVLLSEQTGNVVDVRRDPAPAPVTTPPGDHDHARDISTALEHVEEHAADDADEVDDVDPVEDVDRVDGGGSTRTGDGNDRRRG from the coding sequence GTGGCCGACACGAGGCCCGAGACCACGCCCACGCCAGCGGTGACGGCGACAGGCGAACCGACGACAGGTGAGCCCCTGCGCGCGGTGGGAGTGGTGCTGGCCGGTGGCCAGGGAACCCGGGTGGGCCTTCGCCTCCCCAAGCAGCTACTCAAGGTGGCCGGCAAGCCGCTCCTCGAGCACACCGTCGAGGTGTTCGAGACCTCGCCGGACATCGACGAGATCGTCGTACTGATGGCTCCGGGCTGGACCGAGGACGCCGAGAAGATCATCAAGAACGCCGGCTTCCGCAAGGTCACCCGCGTCCTGGAGGGCGGGGAGACCCGCAACGACACCACCCGCCGGGCGCTGGAGGCGGTCGGGCCGGACGAGGCCAAGGTGTTGTTCCACGACGCCGTACGCCCGCTGCTGGACCACCGCATCATCGCCGACTGCGTGAAGGCGCTGGACACCTTCTCGGCGGTCGACGTGGCGATCCCGTCCGCGGACACGATCGTGGTCGTCGACGACGGGCTCATCACCGACATCCCCAGCCGGGCACGGCTGCGGCGCGGGCAGACCCCGCAGGCGTTCCGGCTGTCCACGATCCGCCGCGCCTACGAGGTTGCCGCGGACGACCCGAACTTCGCCGCCACCGACGACTGCGCGGTCGTGCTGCGTTACCTCCCCGAGGTGCCCATCACGGTGGTCGAGGGCTCCGAGCGCAACATGAAGGTCACCTATCCGATCGACGTGTTCCTCGCCGACCAGCTCTTCCGGCTCGGCTCGCACACCCCGCCCACCCCGGTGCCGACCGAGCAGGTCGGCGAGCTCCTCGCGGGCAAGACGCTGGTCGTCTTCGGCGGCAGCTACGGCATCGGAGCCGAGATCGGGGACGCCGCGCGCGAGTTCGGCGCCAGGGTGTTCAGCTTCAGCAGGTCCGCGACGGGCACCCACGTGGAGGATCCCGAGCACGTGCGTGCCGCGCTGGCACAGGCGTACGAGGAGTCCGGCCGGATCGACTACGTCGCGGTGACGGCAGGTGTGCTGCACACCGTGCCGCTGGCCGATGCTCCGGACGACCTCATCGCCCAGAGCCTGCAGGTCAACCTCCTGGGCCCCGTCTACGTCGCGCGGGCGGCGCACCGCTACCTCGCCGAGAGCCGCGGCCACCTGCTGCTGTTCACGTCCAGCTCCTACACCCGTGGCCGGGCGGGCTACAGCCTGTACTCCTCGACCAAGGCGGCGGTGGTCAACCTCACCCAGGCGCTGGCCGACGAGTGGGCCGCCGACGGGATCCAGGTCAACTGCGTCAACCCCGAACGCACCCAGACGCCGATGCGCACCCGCGCGTTCGGGGAGGAGCCGCCGGGCACCTTGCTGCCCGCGCGTGACGTCGGCCTGGCCTCCCTCGACGTCCTGTTGTCCGAACAGACGGGCAACGTCGTCGACGTCCGGCGCGACCCCGCTCCGGCGCCGGTCACCACACCGCCCGGCGACCACGACCACGCCCGGGACATCTCGACCGCGCTCGAGCACGTGGAGGAACACGCCGCCGACGACGCCGACGAGGTGGACGACGTGGACCCGGTGGAGGACGTGGACCGGGTGGACGGCGGGGGCAGCACCCGCACGGGCGACGGGAACGACCGGCGCCGCGGATGA